One genomic region from Bacteroidia bacterium encodes:
- a CDS encoding magnesium chelatase translates to MNITSIHTLGELKAAGYISQPIKNELRTNLRKKIMAGIPVFEGVHGFENTVIPELERAILSRHNINLLGLRGQAKTRLARKMVELLDEYIPVVAGSEINDDPLKPISRFAKDLIASQGDNTPVEWLHRNDRFFEKLATPDVTVADLIGDVDPIKAANLKLSYADDRVIHFGMIPRANRCLFVINELPDLQARIQVALFNILQEGDVQIRGYKVRLPLDIQFVFTANPEDYTNRGSIVTPLKDRIGSQILTHYPESLEVARLITEQETRLDSLQSEMVYVPSLAKDLLEQISFEARDNEFVDNKSGVSARMSITAMENLISTAERRALKAGQAKTTVRLSDFMGIIPAITGKVELVYEGEQEGAATVAMNLISDAVKTLFPAYFPKIEKLEKDKKASPYAEIVEYFINESGLEIMDEATDEEYQSELDAIGPLNALVEKYQSDFPKEDIYFLKEFLLWGLVEYKKLSKDRFTEGFQFSDLFGNYVNKSLKN, encoded by the coding sequence GAATATTACCTCCATACATACTCTTGGTGAACTCAAAGCTGCAGGCTACATTTCCCAACCTATTAAAAACGAATTGCGGACCAACCTGCGCAAAAAAATTATGGCAGGCATTCCTGTATTCGAGGGAGTTCATGGTTTTGAAAATACAGTTATTCCTGAATTGGAAAGAGCCATTCTTTCGCGCCATAACATCAATTTGCTTGGTCTACGTGGACAAGCAAAAACTCGTCTTGCTCGCAAAATGGTCGAACTGCTAGATGAATACATCCCGGTGGTAGCAGGTTCCGAAATAAACGATGACCCGCTTAAGCCAATTTCAAGATTTGCAAAGGATTTGATTGCTTCTCAAGGTGACAATACTCCTGTAGAATGGCTTCATCGCAACGACCGCTTCTTCGAGAAATTAGCAACCCCTGATGTAACCGTGGCCGACTTAATTGGAGATGTAGACCCAATTAAGGCTGCTAACCTAAAACTATCCTATGCCGACGATAGGGTAATTCATTTCGGTATGATTCCAAGGGCCAATCGTTGCCTATTCGTTATCAATGAACTCCCCGATTTGCAAGCCCGTATTCAAGTTGCCTTGTTCAATATTTTGCAAGAAGGTGATGTTCAAATTCGTGGCTACAAGGTGCGTTTGCCCCTCGATATTCAGTTTGTATTCACGGCAAACCCTGAAGACTATACCAATCGAGGTAGCATTGTTACCCCACTTAAAGACCGCATTGGTTCGCAAATACTCACCCATTACCCTGAAAGTTTAGAGGTAGCCCGATTAATAACGGAACAGGAAACAAGACTTGATTCGCTTCAATCGGAAATGGTGTATGTTCCTAGTTTAGCCAAAGACTTGCTGGAACAGATTAGTTTTGAAGCCCGCGATAATGAATTTGTTGACAACAAAAGTGGAGTAAGTGCCAGGATGAGCATCACCGCTATGGAAAACCTCATTAGCACTGCCGAAAGAAGAGCGCTGAAAGCTGGTCAGGCAAAAACTACTGTTCGCTTATCTGACTTTATGGGGATTATTCCAGCCATAACAGGCAAAGTTGAATTAGTTTATGAAGGCGAACAGGAAGGGGCAGCAACAGTTGCCATGAACTTAATTTCAGATGCAGTAAAAACACTCTTTCCCGCCTATTTTCCAAAAATTGAAAAACTGGAAAAAGATAAAAAAGCAAGTCCTTATGCTGAGATAGTGGAATATTTCATAAACGAAAGCGGACTAGAAATTATGGACGAAGCCACCGATGAAGAATACCAATCGGAGCTGGATGCTATAGGGCCTTTGAATGCATTAGTGGAAAAATACCAATCCGATTTTCCAAAAGAGGATATCTATTTCTTAAAAGAATTTCTCCTTTGGGGATTGGTTGAATATAAAAAACTAAGCAAAGACCGCTTCACTGAAGGTTTTCAATTCAGCGACTTATTTGGTAATTATGTCAATAAATCCTTGAAGAATTAG
- the porQ gene encoding type IX secretion system protein PorQ, with the protein MKFFFSKPIFLFFVSLFLLGQNSYAQLGGNNVYEVLNFTVPARIAALGGHAIGIRDKDLNLVSENPAALSDEMHNSLTVNYVNYFAGINYGYIAYARSLKKHGNWGASILYNNFGKFTRTDEMGNVLGEFHASDYVLGGTYSRSFDSVFHMGATVKLLFSQYDTYNSFGFALDYAATYQSKNKSTVVTALIRNMGANLKAYNKGQGGPIPFEIQLGVSHRFKYVPLRVSMVVTNLNRPNLVPDNPNAVQQTDPLTGEVIDTKPKIGDKIMRHFVFGAELIPFKSLFLRVGYNYQRRQEMKVSTRAAMVGFSYGFGIRISKFEISYARASYSLAGGTNHITISTNIDAFKSKKKNTSSTQDEKNNHSN; encoded by the coding sequence GTGAAATTCTTCTTCTCTAAACCTATATTCTTATTCTTTGTTTCCTTATTTCTATTAGGACAAAATTCCTATGCTCAACTAGGAGGAAACAACGTATATGAAGTTCTTAACTTTACGGTTCCTGCTCGTATTGCAGCCCTTGGAGGACATGCTATTGGTATAAGGGATAAGGATTTGAATTTGGTTTCGGAAAATCCTGCTGCATTATCCGATGAAATGCATAATTCCTTGACAGTCAATTATGTGAATTATTTTGCCGGAATAAATTATGGATACATCGCTTATGCCCGAAGTTTAAAAAAGCATGGAAATTGGGGTGCATCCATACTTTATAACAATTTCGGCAAGTTTACCCGTACCGATGAAATGGGAAATGTGCTGGGTGAGTTTCATGCATCGGATTATGTGTTAGGAGGAACCTACAGCCGCAGTTTTGACTCGGTATTTCACATGGGTGCGACTGTTAAATTATTGTTTTCTCAGTACGACACCTACAACTCCTTTGGATTCGCATTGGATTATGCTGCAACCTATCAAAGCAAAAATAAAAGTACTGTTGTTACTGCCCTTATTCGAAACATGGGGGCAAATTTGAAGGCCTATAACAAAGGTCAAGGAGGACCAATTCCCTTTGAAATTCAATTGGGCGTATCTCATCGATTTAAGTACGTTCCCTTGCGTGTTTCTATGGTTGTAACTAATCTCAACAGACCCAATTTAGTGCCCGATAACCCTAATGCTGTTCAGCAAACCGATCCCTTAACCGGTGAAGTAATTGATACAAAGCCAAAGATTGGCGACAAAATCATGAGACATTTCGTCTTTGGTGCTGAACTTATTCCATTTAAATCCTTGTTCCTAAGAGTAGGTTATAATTATCAGCGCAGACAAGAAATGAAAGTTTCTACACGTGCTGCAATGGTAGGTTTTTCCTATGGATTTGGTATACGTATCTCTAAATTTGAAATTAGTTACGCAAGAGCTTCCTATTCTTTGGCAGGTGGTACTAATCATATAACCATCAGCACTAATATCGACGCATTTAAAAGTAAAAAGAAAAATACA